The Mangifera indica cultivar Alphonso chromosome 8, CATAS_Mindica_2.1, whole genome shotgun sequence genome has a window encoding:
- the LOC123223114 gene encoding pentatricopeptide repeat-containing protein At5g61800: MFNNLMNKCKDVKQMRQFHAHFITTGLASLCTSHILAKLLYAITTVTIKTSSFATNPLSYALSIFNNIPKPSTFCYNTIIRAHTLLSSPLNALLLFSQMRTLSISPDFHSFPFVLKASSQLGSLSWARAIHSQTLKFGFAVDLFVLNSLIKVYLGFDCVGDAQKLFDQSSHKDLVSYNTLIDGYIKQGDIAKARELFDTMPFRDAVSWGTLIAGYAQSDQCREAIQLFKKMLELDYRPDNIALVSALSACAQLGQIEHGKLIHDYIELNGVQIDSFLSTGLVDFYAKCGFIETAMNIFESSQTKNLFTWNAMLIGLAMHGHGQLSLVYFSRMIEAGIKPDGVSFLGVLVGCSHSGLVDEARKLFDEMDCVFGVSRELKHYGCLADLLGRAGLIEEAMEMIKKMPTGGDMFVWSGLLGGCRIHGNVEIAEKAAEHVMELKPEDGGVYKMMANVYANAERWEDVVKIRRCLDVRKVKKNAGCSLIHLNGVMHEFVAGDSLHPETDEIYLVLNGIWKHQFEFC; the protein is encoded by the coding sequence ATGTTCAACAACCTCATGAACAAATGCAAAGATGTCAAACAAATGCGCCAATTTCATGCCCATTTCATCACCACAGGCCTTGCCTCTCTCTGCACTTCTCACATTCTAGCAAAACTCCTCTACGCAATTACCACCGTAACCATAAAAACTTCATCATTTGCCACAAATCCATTAAGCTACGCgctatcaatttttaataacatTCCAAAACCTTCTACCTTTTGCTATAATACCATCATTAGAGCCCACACCCTTCTCTCTTCACCTCTCAATGCGCTCCTTTTATTCTCCCAAATGCGCACCCTTTCAATTTCACCTGATTTTCATTCCTTCCCTTTTGTCCTTAAAGCTTCTTCTCAACTGGGTTCATTGTCATGGGCCCGAGCGATCCACTCTCAAACCTTAAAATTCGGGTTTGCTGTTGATTTGTTCGTTCTGAATTCTCTCATTAAGGTGTACCTGGGTTTTGATTGTGTGGGAGATGCACAAAAATTGTTCGATCAAAGTTCTCACAAAGATTTAGTTTCTTACAATACATTGATTGATGGTTACATTAAACAGGGTGATATTGCAAAAGCACGAGAATTGTTTGATACGATGCCGTTTCGTGATGCTGTTTCGTGGGGTACCCTTATAGCAGGGTATGCCCAGAGTGATCAATGTCGCGAGGCCATTCAACTCTTTAAAAAAATGCTGGAGTTAGATTATCGACCGGACAATATCGCATTGGTTTCTGCTCTTTCTGCTTGTGCGCAACTGGGACAAATAGAACATGGAAAATTAATTCATGATTACATTGAGCTTAATGGAGTTCAAATCGATTCGTTTTTGTCAACTGGGTTGGTTGATTTCTATGCCAAGTGTGGTTTTATTGAGACTGCCATGAATATATTTGAGTCAagccaaacaaaaaatttatttacgtGGAATGCAATGCTTATTGGGCTTGCAATGCACGGTCACGGGCAATTATCACTAGTTTATTTTTCAAGAATGATAGAAGCTGGAATTAAACCTGATGGTGTCAGTTTCTTGGGGGTTTTAGTCGGATGTAGCCATTCAGGTCTAGTTGATGAAGCACGGAAGCTTTTTGATGAGATGGATTGTGTTTTTGGGGTTTCTAGGGAGCTTAAACATTACGGTTGCTTGGCTGATTTGCTTGGACGTGCTGGTTTGATTGAAGAAGCAATGGAAATGATAAAGAAGATGCCAACGGGAGGCGATATGTTTGTTTGGAGTGGTTTACTTGGAGGATGTAGGATACATGGAAATGTTGAGATAGCTGAAAAAGCTGCAGAGCATGTGATGGAGTTGAAACCTGAAGATGGTGGGGTTTACAAAATGATGGCTAATGTTTATGCCAATGCGGAGAGATGGGAAGATGTAGTTAAGATTAGGAGATGTCTTGATGTTAGGAAAGTCAAGAAGAATGCAGGTTGTAGTTTGATTCATTTGAATGGGGTCATGCATGAGTTTGTAGCTGGTGACAGTTTGCATCCTGAAACTGATGAGATTTATCTTGTTCTAAATGGAATTTGGAAACATCAATTCGAATTTTGCTAA